One Alnus glutinosa chromosome 3, dhAlnGlut1.1, whole genome shotgun sequence genomic region harbors:
- the LOC133863531 gene encoding protein FAR1-RELATED SEQUENCE 8-like isoform X1, producing the protein MAGDCTFSPTDDTLSPHTNLDITLEGSQNSEQLLEDDGDLENDHETEQLFEIEGNGHEGNDFENECEQLFEIEGNDFETDRDDTTLDDGQNGISERKDYPPPVVGMEFESYDDAYNYYNCYAKELGFAIRVKSSWTKRNSKEKRGAVLCCNCEGFKTVKEANTRRKETRTGCLAMIRLRLVESNRWRVDEVKLEHNHSFDPERVQNSKSHKKMVTGDKRKVEPTVDVEVRTIKLYRTPVADSMGNGSSNSNDGETNDHVDRSRRLKLKNGDAQVIYDFFCRVQLTDPNFFYVMDFNDEGYLRNVFWIDSRARTAYSYFGDVVAFDTTCLSNHYDIPLFTFVGVNHHGQSILLGCGLLADEALETYIWFFRAWLTCMSGRPPQTILTNQCRTMQSAIAEVFPRAHHRFCLPHVTQSILDNLGELQDYVAFQTVLRRVVYDSIKVDEFEMAWEEMIQRFGIREHEWLRNLYEDRERWAPVYSKDTSFGGMSDFEKGESVSPFFDGYVYQQTSLKEFFNMYELVLQKKHQKEALDDLESSDSSPILKTNCYYELQLSKLYSREIFQKFQDEVVMMSSCFGITQGHANGPVVTFMVKERDGEEILRDVRSFEVMYDKAGAEVRCICNCFNFKGYLCRHALCVLNYNGVEEIPFQYILSRWRKDFKRFYVPDLGSNNVDITNPVQWFDHLYRRAMQVVEEGMISQDHYMVAWQAFKESLNKVRLVADKHV; encoded by the exons ATGGCCGGCGATTGCACGTTTTCTCCGACCGACGACACCTTATCACCTCACACCAACCTCGACATCACC CTAGAAGGTTCTCAAAATAGTGAGCAACTGCTTGAGGATGATGGTGACCTTGAGAATGACCATGAAACTGAGCAATTGTTTGAGATTGAAGGCAATGGCCATGAAGGCAATGACTTCGAGAATGAGTGTGAGCAATTGTTTGAGATTGAAGGCAATGACTTTGAAACTGACAGGGATGATACAACCCTAGATGATGGTCAAAATGGGATATCTGAAAGAAAGGACTATCCTCCACCAGTTGTGGGGATGGAGTTCGAATCGTATGATGATGCTTACAATTATTATAATTGCTATGCCAAGGAACTCGGATTTGCTATCAGGGTGAAATCTTCTTGGACGAAACGCAACAGCAAAGAGAAGCGCGGTGCAGTGCTCTGTTGCAACTGCGAGGGTTTCAAAACAGTTAAAGAAGCAAATACTCGAAGGAAAGAAACTAGAACCGGTTGTCTAGCAATGATAAGGTTGAGGTTAGTGGAATCCAACAGGTGGAGAGTTGATGAAGTGAAGCTTGAACACAACCATTCATTTGATCCTGAAAGAGTGCAAAATTCCAAGTCACACAAGAAGATGGTGACTGGGGATAAAAGAAAGGTAGAACCAACTGTTGATGTAGAAGTACGAACAATCAAGTTGTATCGAACGCCTGTAGCAGACTCAATGGGTAATGGGAGTTCAAATTCCAATGACGGAGAAACTAATGACCATGTTGATCGGTCTAGGCGCTTGAAGCTGAAAAACGGAGATGCACAAGTCATTTACGATTTCTTCTGTCGGGTTCAGTTAACCGATCCGAATTTTTTCTATGTGATGGATTTCAATGATGAAGGATATTTGAGGAATGTGTTTTGGATTGATTCTAGGGCCAGGACTGCATACAGTTATTTTGGTGATGTGGTTGCATTTGACACAACATGCTTGTCAAACCATTATGATATTCCACTCTTTACATTTGTGGGTGTGAATCACCATGGGCAGTCTATTCTGCTGGGTTGTGGTTTGCTCGCCGATGAGGCGCTAGAAACATATATTTGGTTTTTTAGGGCATGGCTGACATGTATGTCTGGTCGCCCTCCGCAAACTATCTTAACAAACCAGTGTAGGACCATGCAAAGCGCAATCGCAGAGGTGTTCCCTAGAGCTCACCATCGATTTTGTTTGCCGCATGTCACTCAAAGCATTCTTGATAATTTGGGAGAATTGCAGGACTACGTGGCATTTCAGACGGTATTGAGGAGGGTGGTGTATGATTCTATAAAAGTGGATGAATTTGAAATGGCTTGGGAAGAGATGATTCAGCGATTTGGAATAAGGGAACATGAGTGGCTTCGAAATCTGTATGAAGATCGAGAGCGTTGGGCTCCGGTGTACTCAAAAGACACATCTTTTGGTGGAATGTCCGACTTTGAAAAGGGCGAGTCCGTGAGCCCtttttttgatggttatgtgTATCAACAAACTtctttgaaagaattttttaaCATGTATGAATTAGTTCTACAAAAGAAGCATCAGAAAGAAGCTCTTGATGATCTTGAGTCAAGTGATTCAAGCCccattttgaaaacaaattgcTATTATGAGTTGCAGCTCTCTAAATTGTATTCAAGAGAAATATTCCAGAAGTTTCAAGACGAGGTAGTGATGATGTCTTCTTGTTTTGGCATAACACAAGGTCATGCAAATGGGCCAGTGGTAACATTCATGGTTAAAGAACGTGATGGAGAGGAGATTCTGAGGGATGTCAGGAGTTTTGAAGTTATGTATGATAAAGCAGGAGCAGAAGTCCGCTGCATTTGCAATTGCTTTAACTTCAAAGGCTATCTTTGCCGGCATGCTTTATGTGTCCTAAACTATAATGGCGTAGAGGAAATTCCTTTTCAGTACATATTGTCAAGGTGGAGGAAGGATTTTAAGCGTTTCTATGTGCCAGATCTTGGCTCCAATAATGTTGATATTACAAACCCTGTACAGTGGTTTGATCATTTGTACAGACGAGCCATGCAAGTTGTTGAGGAGGGGATGATATCCCAAGATCATTATATGGTTGCTTGGCAAGCATTTAAAGAGTCTTTGAATAAGGTCCGCCTTGTAGCAGATAAGCATGTGTAA
- the LOC133863531 gene encoding protein FAR1-RELATED SEQUENCE 8-like isoform X2 → MVCFLYQLEGSQNSEQLLEDDGDLENDHETEQLFEIEGNGHEGNDFENECEQLFEIEGNDFETDRDDTTLDDGQNGISERKDYPPPVVGMEFESYDDAYNYYNCYAKELGFAIRVKSSWTKRNSKEKRGAVLCCNCEGFKTVKEANTRRKETRTGCLAMIRLRLVESNRWRVDEVKLEHNHSFDPERVQNSKSHKKMVTGDKRKVEPTVDVEVRTIKLYRTPVADSMGNGSSNSNDGETNDHVDRSRRLKLKNGDAQVIYDFFCRVQLTDPNFFYVMDFNDEGYLRNVFWIDSRARTAYSYFGDVVAFDTTCLSNHYDIPLFTFVGVNHHGQSILLGCGLLADEALETYIWFFRAWLTCMSGRPPQTILTNQCRTMQSAIAEVFPRAHHRFCLPHVTQSILDNLGELQDYVAFQTVLRRVVYDSIKVDEFEMAWEEMIQRFGIREHEWLRNLYEDRERWAPVYSKDTSFGGMSDFEKGESVSPFFDGYVYQQTSLKEFFNMYELVLQKKHQKEALDDLESSDSSPILKTNCYYELQLSKLYSREIFQKFQDEVVMMSSCFGITQGHANGPVVTFMVKERDGEEILRDVRSFEVMYDKAGAEVRCICNCFNFKGYLCRHALCVLNYNGVEEIPFQYILSRWRKDFKRFYVPDLGSNNVDITNPVQWFDHLYRRAMQVVEEGMISQDHYMVAWQAFKESLNKVRLVADKHV, encoded by the coding sequence atGGTTTGTTTCTTATACCAGCTAGAAGGTTCTCAAAATAGTGAGCAACTGCTTGAGGATGATGGTGACCTTGAGAATGACCATGAAACTGAGCAATTGTTTGAGATTGAAGGCAATGGCCATGAAGGCAATGACTTCGAGAATGAGTGTGAGCAATTGTTTGAGATTGAAGGCAATGACTTTGAAACTGACAGGGATGATACAACCCTAGATGATGGTCAAAATGGGATATCTGAAAGAAAGGACTATCCTCCACCAGTTGTGGGGATGGAGTTCGAATCGTATGATGATGCTTACAATTATTATAATTGCTATGCCAAGGAACTCGGATTTGCTATCAGGGTGAAATCTTCTTGGACGAAACGCAACAGCAAAGAGAAGCGCGGTGCAGTGCTCTGTTGCAACTGCGAGGGTTTCAAAACAGTTAAAGAAGCAAATACTCGAAGGAAAGAAACTAGAACCGGTTGTCTAGCAATGATAAGGTTGAGGTTAGTGGAATCCAACAGGTGGAGAGTTGATGAAGTGAAGCTTGAACACAACCATTCATTTGATCCTGAAAGAGTGCAAAATTCCAAGTCACACAAGAAGATGGTGACTGGGGATAAAAGAAAGGTAGAACCAACTGTTGATGTAGAAGTACGAACAATCAAGTTGTATCGAACGCCTGTAGCAGACTCAATGGGTAATGGGAGTTCAAATTCCAATGACGGAGAAACTAATGACCATGTTGATCGGTCTAGGCGCTTGAAGCTGAAAAACGGAGATGCACAAGTCATTTACGATTTCTTCTGTCGGGTTCAGTTAACCGATCCGAATTTTTTCTATGTGATGGATTTCAATGATGAAGGATATTTGAGGAATGTGTTTTGGATTGATTCTAGGGCCAGGACTGCATACAGTTATTTTGGTGATGTGGTTGCATTTGACACAACATGCTTGTCAAACCATTATGATATTCCACTCTTTACATTTGTGGGTGTGAATCACCATGGGCAGTCTATTCTGCTGGGTTGTGGTTTGCTCGCCGATGAGGCGCTAGAAACATATATTTGGTTTTTTAGGGCATGGCTGACATGTATGTCTGGTCGCCCTCCGCAAACTATCTTAACAAACCAGTGTAGGACCATGCAAAGCGCAATCGCAGAGGTGTTCCCTAGAGCTCACCATCGATTTTGTTTGCCGCATGTCACTCAAAGCATTCTTGATAATTTGGGAGAATTGCAGGACTACGTGGCATTTCAGACGGTATTGAGGAGGGTGGTGTATGATTCTATAAAAGTGGATGAATTTGAAATGGCTTGGGAAGAGATGATTCAGCGATTTGGAATAAGGGAACATGAGTGGCTTCGAAATCTGTATGAAGATCGAGAGCGTTGGGCTCCGGTGTACTCAAAAGACACATCTTTTGGTGGAATGTCCGACTTTGAAAAGGGCGAGTCCGTGAGCCCtttttttgatggttatgtgTATCAACAAACTtctttgaaagaattttttaaCATGTATGAATTAGTTCTACAAAAGAAGCATCAGAAAGAAGCTCTTGATGATCTTGAGTCAAGTGATTCAAGCCccattttgaaaacaaattgcTATTATGAGTTGCAGCTCTCTAAATTGTATTCAAGAGAAATATTCCAGAAGTTTCAAGACGAGGTAGTGATGATGTCTTCTTGTTTTGGCATAACACAAGGTCATGCAAATGGGCCAGTGGTAACATTCATGGTTAAAGAACGTGATGGAGAGGAGATTCTGAGGGATGTCAGGAGTTTTGAAGTTATGTATGATAAAGCAGGAGCAGAAGTCCGCTGCATTTGCAATTGCTTTAACTTCAAAGGCTATCTTTGCCGGCATGCTTTATGTGTCCTAAACTATAATGGCGTAGAGGAAATTCCTTTTCAGTACATATTGTCAAGGTGGAGGAAGGATTTTAAGCGTTTCTATGTGCCAGATCTTGGCTCCAATAATGTTGATATTACAAACCCTGTACAGTGGTTTGATCATTTGTACAGACGAGCCATGCAAGTTGTTGAGGAGGGGATGATATCCCAAGATCATTATATGGTTGCTTGGCAAGCATTTAAAGAGTCTTTGAATAAGGTCCGCCTTGTAGCAGATAAGCATGTGTAA
- the LOC133862551 gene encoding uncharacterized protein LOC133862551 isoform X2: protein MAWALLSPRLNVPLSHTTINTKTNYNRQWSSATSRATRTRRTTIRANAEDNKDNDKDSPAFNPFGFVTDNPSSRSAIQLPENPAEDGNVGQMLYRTEDKGKEYGSYIKSGKFRWFVRETGSAETRRGTIVFLHGAPTQSYSYRVVMSQMSDVGFRCIAPDWIGFGFSDKPQPGYGFDYTEKEFHEELDRLLDVLDVRSPFFLVVQGFLVGSYGLTWALKNTSKILKLAILNSPLTVSSPVPGLFQKLRIPLYGEFTCQNAVMAERFIEAGSPYVLKLEKADVYRLPYLASGGPGFALLEAARKVNFRDILSQIAAGFVSGSY, encoded by the exons ATGGCTTGGGCTCTCCTCTCTCCCCGACTCAACGTCCCACTCTCTCACACCACCATCAACACCAAGACCAACTACAACAGACAGTGGAGCAGCGCCACAAGCAGAGCAACAAGGACAAGAAGAACGACTATCAGAGCTAATGCTGAAGACAATAAGGACAACGACAAAGACAGCCCGGCCTTCAATCCCTTTGGCTTTGTAACCGACAACCCATCAAGCCGCAGTGCCATCCAGCTTCCGGAGAACCCGGCCGAGGACGGCAATGTTGGACAAATGCTTTAT AGGACAGAAGACAAGGGAAAGGAATATGGCTCATACATCAAATCTGGGAAGTTTAGATGGTTTGTAAGGGAAACTG GATCAGCTGAGACCCGACGTGGAACAATTGTCTTCCTTCATGGGGCTCCAACACAATCTTATAGCTATCGAGTTGTTATGTCTCAG ATGTCAGATGTTGGGTTCCGCTGCATTGCACCTGATTGGATAGGATTTGGTTTCAGTGACAAGCCACAGCCAGGATATGGTTTTGATTACACAG AAAAGGAGTTCCACGAGGAATTGGATAGATTACTTGATGTTCTCGACGTCAGATCTCCTTTTTTTCTCGTTGTTCAG GGGTTTCTTGTAGGTTCATATGGATTGACTTGGGCCTTGAAAAACACTAGCAAGATATTAAAGCTTGCAATTTTGAACAGTCCATTGACAGTTTCATCTCCCGTTCCTGGACTGTTTCAAAAGCTAAG AATCCCTCTTTATGGTGAATTTACATGCCAGAATGCTGTTATGGCTGAGCGCTTTATTGAAGCAGGTAGCCC TTATGTCTTGAAGCTGGAAAAAGCTGATGTGTATCGGTTACCATATTTGGCAAGTGGTGGACCTGGATTTG CTCTACTCGAAGCTGCAAGAAAGGTTAATTTCAGAGATATCTTAAGCCAAATAGCAGCAGGCTTTGTATCTGGAAG CTACTAA
- the LOC133862551 gene encoding uncharacterized protein LOC133862551 isoform X1, with product MAWALLSPRLNVPLSHTTINTKTNYNRQWSSATSRATRTRRTTIRANAEDNKDNDKDSPAFNPFGFVTDNPSSRSAIQLPENPAEDGNVGQMLYRTEDKGKEYGSYIKSGKFRWFVRETGSAETRRGTIVFLHGAPTQSYSYRVVMSQMSDVGFRCIAPDWIGFGFSDKPQPGYGFDYTEKEFHEELDRLLDVLDVRSPFFLVVQGFLVGSYGLTWALKNTSKILKLAILNSPLTVSSPVPGLFQKLRIPLYGEFTCQNAVMAERFIEAGSPYVLKLEKADVYRLPYLASGGPGFALLEAARKVNFRDILSQIAAGFVSGRWDKPVLLVWGISDKYLPQSVAEEFQKGNPTTIKLKLIEGAGHMPQEDWPEKVVNSLRVFF from the exons ATGGCTTGGGCTCTCCTCTCTCCCCGACTCAACGTCCCACTCTCTCACACCACCATCAACACCAAGACCAACTACAACAGACAGTGGAGCAGCGCCACAAGCAGAGCAACAAGGACAAGAAGAACGACTATCAGAGCTAATGCTGAAGACAATAAGGACAACGACAAAGACAGCCCGGCCTTCAATCCCTTTGGCTTTGTAACCGACAACCCATCAAGCCGCAGTGCCATCCAGCTTCCGGAGAACCCGGCCGAGGACGGCAATGTTGGACAAATGCTTTAT AGGACAGAAGACAAGGGAAAGGAATATGGCTCATACATCAAATCTGGGAAGTTTAGATGGTTTGTAAGGGAAACTG GATCAGCTGAGACCCGACGTGGAACAATTGTCTTCCTTCATGGGGCTCCAACACAATCTTATAGCTATCGAGTTGTTATGTCTCAG ATGTCAGATGTTGGGTTCCGCTGCATTGCACCTGATTGGATAGGATTTGGTTTCAGTGACAAGCCACAGCCAGGATATGGTTTTGATTACACAG AAAAGGAGTTCCACGAGGAATTGGATAGATTACTTGATGTTCTCGACGTCAGATCTCCTTTTTTTCTCGTTGTTCAG GGGTTTCTTGTAGGTTCATATGGATTGACTTGGGCCTTGAAAAACACTAGCAAGATATTAAAGCTTGCAATTTTGAACAGTCCATTGACAGTTTCATCTCCCGTTCCTGGACTGTTTCAAAAGCTAAG AATCCCTCTTTATGGTGAATTTACATGCCAGAATGCTGTTATGGCTGAGCGCTTTATTGAAGCAGGTAGCCC TTATGTCTTGAAGCTGGAAAAAGCTGATGTGTATCGGTTACCATATTTGGCAAGTGGTGGACCTGGATTTG CTCTACTCGAAGCTGCAAGAAAGGTTAATTTCAGAGATATCTTAAGCCAAATAGCAGCAGGCTTTGTATCTGGAAG ATGGGATAAACCAGTACTACTTGTTTGGGGAATATCAGACAAGTATCTGCCTCAATCTGTGGCAGAAGAGTTTCAGAAAGGAAATCCCACTACCATCAAGCTTAAGTTAATAGAAGGTGCTGGTCATATGCCACAAGAGGACTG GCCCGAGAAAGTGGTCAATTCCTTGAGGGTGTTTTTCTAA